The proteins below come from a single Bacteroidota bacterium genomic window:
- a CDS encoding serine hydrolase translates to MKQYFLAIIFTVCAISVISNSGNQFNYEEFIEKNQTADKAQLLLDSLSLEEKIGQLIMINAYTDEKENDEELVKFIKNYHVGGVLFFQGSPYKQAKLTNKLQSISNIPLFIAMDAEWGISMRMDSVLNFPRQMTLGAIQNNELIYQMGKEVAYQCQRIGVHINFAPVIDININPKNPIIHLRSFGENRELVTQKGLAYMRGMQDNNVMAVAKHFPGHGDTDVDSHKDLPVISKSIEDLERNELYPFYKLVKGGVEGIMVAHLYVPAIDKNNKLPTSISENAINKLLVNDIGFSGLIFTDALNMKGVSRDFKSGIKEVKALQAGNDILLFPEDIEKAVSAIKKSIAKGLISEELINYKVKKVLISKINHGLFAEKKIILENLTSDLNNSRTRLLKRQLAEKAVTLVKNDSLTIPFINLENRHIAAINFGGDSNNDFHEHLQLYTQINTFSYPASCNYELLNKLEHIVNKYNTLIISIQDVAKYNIRNFNIDPRVIHFINSVAKEKNVILVNFGSPYALKYFDKVQTILQIGEQDIEFQQVAAQALFGGIPITGKLPVTVNTSIPYGSGISIKKAIRLKYSTPDELNFSTKSIAFIEKIIENAIKNEETPGCQLLIAKGGKVFYSKSFGFHTYKKEVKVENSHIYDVASITKIAATLLPIMKLYENKQIGLNDTLGKYVSRSSKHKYGQATIREMLLHEAGFKPWIAFYKTTIDENKMQMPYYYSNVSNDSFSIHANKNLFANKAIIDTIWDMIYNTEVKKKGDYAYSDLDFMFLKQIVERASGEVFQSLLARDYYLQLGMSSTGFNPSTWFNILDIPPTEVENYFRFDTVQGFVHDPAAALLGGVEGHAGLFMNANDLAKLLQMLINGGEYGGQKYFHASTINKFTNRSSKVSRRALGFDKPEMDTFKNYSPTSRNVPASVFGHTGFTGTCAWADPENDIIYIFLSNRTFPTSENKKLWHNKTRAKIQEVIYNELLK, encoded by the coding sequence ATGAAGCAATATTTTCTGGCAATTATTTTTACTGTTTGTGCCATTTCAGTGATTTCAAACTCAGGAAATCAGTTTAATTACGAAGAATTTATCGAAAAAAATCAAACAGCCGATAAAGCTCAACTGCTTCTTGATTCATTGTCTTTAGAAGAGAAAATCGGACAATTGATCATGATTAATGCATATACTGATGAGAAAGAAAATGATGAAGAATTAGTCAAATTCATTAAGAACTACCATGTTGGGGGCGTTCTATTCTTCCAGGGATCACCTTATAAACAAGCAAAACTCACAAATAAACTCCAATCAATTTCCAACATCCCTCTTTTTATTGCCATGGATGCAGAATGGGGGATTAGTATGCGAATGGACAGCGTATTGAATTTCCCCAGGCAAATGACTCTTGGCGCTATTCAAAATAATGAATTAATATACCAGATGGGGAAAGAGGTGGCTTATCAATGCCAGCGAATAGGAGTTCATATTAATTTTGCACCAGTAATCGATATTAATATCAATCCTAAAAATCCAATCATACATCTTCGCTCGTTTGGAGAAAACAGAGAATTAGTTACGCAAAAAGGCTTAGCCTATATGAGGGGAATGCAAGACAATAATGTAATGGCTGTAGCCAAGCATTTCCCTGGTCATGGAGATACTGATGTTGATTCTCACAAGGATCTACCAGTTATTAGTAAATCTATTGAAGATTTAGAGCGAAACGAATTATACCCTTTTTATAAATTGGTAAAAGGTGGAGTAGAAGGTATCATGGTAGCCCATCTGTATGTTCCTGCTATCGATAAAAACAATAAATTACCAACTTCAATATCGGAAAATGCTATTAACAAACTTTTGGTTAATGACATCGGTTTTTCAGGTTTGATTTTTACTGATGCATTGAATATGAAGGGAGTTTCCCGTGATTTTAAATCAGGGATTAAGGAAGTTAAAGCCTTGCAGGCAGGAAACGATATTTTGCTTTTTCCTGAAGATATCGAAAAAGCAGTATCTGCAATCAAAAAATCAATTGCAAAAGGCCTTATATCTGAGGAATTAATAAATTACAAGGTTAAAAAAGTATTGATTTCAAAAATCAATCATGGTTTGTTTGCTGAGAAGAAAATTATCCTTGAAAACCTAACCTCAGATTTAAATAATTCCAGAACACGTTTATTGAAAAGACAACTAGCCGAAAAGGCAGTTACATTGGTGAAGAATGATAGCCTGACAATTCCATTCATTAATCTGGAAAATAGACATATAGCAGCTATAAACTTCGGAGGTGATTCGAACAATGATTTTCATGAGCACTTGCAGCTTTATACGCAAATTAACACATTTTCCTATCCCGCAAGTTGCAATTATGAATTACTCAATAAACTAGAACATATTGTAAATAAATACAATACACTTATAATAAGCATTCAAGATGTTGCAAAATACAATATCCGAAATTTCAACATTGATCCACGAGTGATTCATTTTATTAACTCTGTTGCTAAAGAAAAGAATGTTATCCTGGTTAATTTCGGGAGTCCTTATGCATTAAAATATTTTGATAAAGTTCAAACTATATTGCAAATAGGTGAGCAAGATATAGAATTTCAGCAAGTAGCTGCACAAGCTCTATTTGGAGGAATACCCATTACTGGCAAATTGCCGGTTACTGTAAACACAAGTATTCCATATGGAAGCGGAATATCAATTAAGAAAGCGATACGCCTAAAATATTCAACTCCTGATGAGCTTAATTTCTCGACTAAGTCAATTGCATTTATTGAAAAAATAATTGAAAATGCTATTAAAAATGAAGAAACTCCCGGATGTCAGCTACTCATCGCAAAAGGAGGAAAAGTATTTTATAGCAAGTCTTTTGGATTTCACACATATAAAAAGGAAGTAAAAGTTGAAAATTCTCACATATACGATGTAGCAAGTATAACCAAGATAGCTGCTACATTACTTCCAATAATGAAGCTGTATGAAAATAAGCAGATTGGCCTTAACGACACACTTGGAAAATATGTTAGCCGAAGTTCAAAACACAAATACGGACAAGCTACAATTCGTGAAATGCTATTACATGAAGCCGGATTTAAACCCTGGATAGCATTTTACAAAACAACAATAGATGAGAATAAAATGCAAATGCCCTATTATTATTCAAACGTATCGAATGATAGTTTTAGCATTCATGCAAATAAAAATCTCTTTGCAAATAAAGCAATTATTGATACTATTTGGGATATGATCTATAATACTGAAGTCAAGAAAAAGGGAGATTATGCCTATAGCGATCTTGATTTCATGTTCTTAAAACAGATCGTAGAAAGGGCTAGTGGTGAAGTTTTCCAAAGCCTATTAGCGAGAGATTATTATTTGCAATTGGGTATGTCTAGTACTGGTTTTAATCCCTCTACTTGGTTCAATATTCTGGATATTCCACCTACCGAAGTTGAGAATTATTTTAGGTTTGATACTGTTCAGGGGTTTGTACATGATCCTGCCGCAGCACTTTTAGGAGGAGTTGAAGGTCATGCCGGACTATTTATGAACGCCAACGACTTAGCTAAATTACTTCAAATGCTCATTAATGGTGGAGAGTACGGAGGACAAAAGTATTTCCATGCTTCCACAATAAACAAGTTTACAAATCGAAGTTCAAAAGTAAGCAGAAGAGCTCTTGGCTTTGACAAACCAGAAATGGACACATTCAAAAACTACAGCCCTACCAGTCGTAATGTGCCAGCCTCTGTTTTTGGACATACTGGTTTTACTGGCACTTGTGCATGGGCTGATCCAGAAAATGATATTATATATATTTTCTTATCCAATCGCACCTTTCCAACAT
- a CDS encoding tetratricopeptide repeat protein yields the protein MDLIDQNGSSLKKLIRFFEQQSKADDYSFFEISDFQSIIKYYLNLNNKDKALATAIVALKNYPYSIPLLLSKAELLISKTEHEEALDLLERAELISSNNPKIQFLLGKVYFELGEKEDAIQHLDHALRLDNTNRLELTYMKALVYLQHENFGEAMHLLQKTVQEDIKNEEAIIEFAQCYEVIDEAENAVKAYQKIVDKNPYSDQLWNNLGLIYNFQSHYEKAFEAFDLALALNSNNPNTYFNLANNFLDQTKYEKAVEFYKESIRFGREDFLVYLQLGYSYLFLEENEKANLFFTKSLKLNAEFPDTWFGLGLSLSNNEKYEEAVSHLEKAIKLFPFNDKYWFELATCYSYLDNFAKTHDAFVQVLELNPYHTEAVIDFSLYLNDHKKTASAIERLIDAITFNDKNAELYYILSGIMYDNKHEDADFYLEKALKLDSNKAGLLFEYFPFLFSEEKIVNIIDSHGGSITLYS from the coding sequence TAAAAAACTAATTAGATTTTTTGAACAGCAATCTAAAGCTGACGATTATTCTTTTTTTGAAATATCGGATTTTCAATCCATTATTAAATATTACCTCAATTTAAACAATAAAGATAAAGCATTGGCAACTGCTATTGTTGCCCTAAAAAACTATCCCTATAGTATTCCATTGTTACTTTCCAAAGCAGAGTTGCTCATTTCGAAAACAGAACATGAAGAGGCTTTAGATTTATTGGAACGTGCTGAATTAATTTCTTCCAATAATCCAAAAATTCAGTTTTTATTAGGTAAGGTCTATTTTGAACTTGGCGAAAAAGAAGATGCCATACAACACCTTGACCATGCATTAAGATTAGATAATACGAATAGACTTGAACTAACATACATGAAAGCCCTCGTTTATCTGCAACATGAAAACTTTGGAGAAGCGATGCACTTATTGCAAAAAACAGTTCAAGAAGATATCAAAAACGAAGAAGCAATTATTGAATTTGCGCAATGCTATGAGGTGATTGACGAAGCTGAAAATGCTGTGAAAGCATATCAAAAAATTGTTGACAAAAATCCGTATTCAGACCAATTATGGAACAACTTAGGCTTGATTTACAATTTTCAAAGCCACTATGAAAAAGCTTTTGAAGCATTCGATTTGGCCTTGGCACTGAATTCAAATAATCCGAATACCTATTTTAATTTAGCAAACAACTTCCTCGATCAAACAAAATACGAAAAAGCTGTCGAGTTTTACAAAGAATCCATTCGATTTGGTCGAGAGGATTTTTTAGTATATCTACAACTTGGATATTCCTACCTCTTCCTTGAGGAGAATGAGAAGGCTAATTTATTTTTTACAAAGTCCTTAAAATTAAATGCTGAATTTCCTGACACATGGTTTGGCTTGGGTTTATCATTATCCAATAATGAAAAATACGAGGAAGCCGTTTCGCATCTTGAAAAGGCGATCAAATTATTTCCTTTCAATGACAAATATTGGTTTGAACTGGCAACTTGTTATTCCTACCTTGATAATTTTGCCAAAACACATGATGCCTTTGTTCAGGTTCTTGAATTAAACCCTTACCATACTGAAGCAGTTATTGATTTCAGTTTATACTTAAATGATCATAAAAAAACTGCTTCTGCTATAGAACGCTTAATAGATGCTATTACTTTCAACGATAAAAATGCAGAACTCTACTATATTCTTTCGGGAATAATGTATGATAATAAGCATGAGGATGCGGATTTTTATCTCGAAAAAGCATTGAAACTTGACTCCAATAAAGCGGGCCTTCTTTTTGAATATTTTCCTTTTCTTTTTTCAGAAGAAAAAATTGTAAATATAATCGATTCTCATGGAGGCTCGATAACCCTTTATTCTTAG